In Dermacentor albipictus isolate Rhodes 1998 colony chromosome 6, USDA_Dalb.pri_finalv2, whole genome shotgun sequence, the following proteins share a genomic window:
- the LOC135907825 gene encoding serine/arginine repetitive matrix protein 2-like isoform X1: protein MDEHSDESQSQESYVTSPTKAPRQRQRNPDERRDRRVEAEDVTEDQEYLLDVDASSKRPRHEREYSPVAQGYDEGRDGSPMQAELWMDIVERQRDTTPDDGEETRATRASETRDEGDQIPAAISEARDVPRRREPRETATIKDVRARAPASWAPKYEFSTSSSSSELRPIDLPPMGKRQPAARPERSVERRKSSKASVGGTSTASGRLPASTVSASRSRSHVSRASYKATGSDATAPAHDGRPSDTAPRTAGPGPSKTTTSLKDPTRADSTVKTPRHPRQPSRSAVSHSNISRKSITKQASQRSISAGVAGKKPQPSAEPNVAETSRVSTASGKRQTPGKAPASTYRDERGSAISADRRSLASKASADSRRSRASTGRPGDQSGGSKKTSAGPPGPGHQRHQHPDWQGNLDAQRDTSAASMLPLAGDSRLSAKSSQRSLRPIGPEEVPLDKMLEEKPKGKLLMMPDGTYVRLQEKNVWIRAMQEKYLAIDFKACSIKVGFGLMLICFIYIIMFRQDILLNMAIFVISHFPARIVQLRDYLYDPDTDAESKEKYKHGNKTSPAKSSSTAESAVTVPSTQVPSHPDRPNRVRAYRSK from the exons ATGGACGAACACTCCGACGAATCTCAGTCGCAGGAATCTTACGTCACATCACCCACGAAG GCGCCGCGCCAAAGGCAGCGTAACCCGGACGAACGCAGAGACAGACGGGTCGAGGCAGAAGATGTCACCGAAGATCAAGAATACCTGCTCGACGTCGACGCGAGCTCGAAGCGACCGCGCCATGAAAGAGAATATAGCCCCGTCGCTCAGGGCTACGACGAAGGCCGCGATGGAAGCCCCATGCAGGCTGAACTGTGGATGGATATCGTGGAGAGACAAAGAGACACCACCCCGGATGACGGAGAAG AAACGCGCGCAACCAGGGCATCCGAGACCCGCGACGAGGGCGACCAAATCCCCGCAGCGATCTCGGAAGCTCGAGACGTGCCTAGGAGGCGAGAGCCGAGGGAAACTGCGACGATAAAGGACGTCCGCGCAAGAGCGCCCGCGTCCTGGGCGCCGAAGTACGAGTTTTCGACGAGCTCGTCAAGTTCGGAGCTGCGGCCGATAGACCTGCCACCGATGGGGAAGCGGCAACCCGCAGCCAGG CCCGAGAGATCGGTGGAACGTCGCAAGAGTAGTAAAGCCAGCGTGGGCGGGACGTCTACGGCTTCGGGCCGACTGCCAGCTTCGACCGTGAGCGCGTCGAGGAGTAGGAGCCATGTGTCGCGAGCGAGTTACAAGGCGACAGGATCCGACGCGACCGCACCGGCGCATGACGGTCGACCCTCGGACACTGCGCCAAGGACGGCTGGGCCAGGGCCCTCAAAG ACAACCACGTCGCTTAAGGACCCTACCCGCGCGGATTCCACTGTCAAGACTCCACGGCATCCGAGACAACCCAGCCGCAGCGCTGTCAGCCACAGCAATATCAGCCGCAAGTCTATCACGAAGCAGGCGTCTCAAAGATCCATCAGTGCTGGTGTAGCGGGCAAGAAACCCCAGCCCTCTGCTGAGCCGAACGTCGCCGAAACCAGCCGAGTGAGCACGGCTTCAGGGAAGCGACAGACTCCAGGAAAG GCCCCGGCCTCaacgtaccgcgacgagagaggCAGCGCGATCAGCGCTGATCGCCGGTCACTGGCGTCCAAGGCAAGCGCCGATAGCCGTCGTAGCCGAGCATCCACTGGACGCCCTGGCGACCAGTCCGGCGGCAGCAAGAAGACCAGCGCTGGCCCGCCGGGCCCGGGGCACCAGCGCCACCAGCACCCCGACTGGCAAGGCAACCTCGACGCGCAAAGAGACACAAGCGCAGCCTCGATGTTACCGCTAGCCGGGGACAGTCGCTTGAGCGCCAAGTCTTCCCAGCGTTCGCTGAGGCCGATCGGTCCGGAGGAAGTTCCCCTCGACAAGATGCTAGAAGAAAAACCCAAAGGGAAACTCCTGATGATGCCGGACGGTACCTACGTGCGTCTCCAGGAGAAGAACGTATGGATAAG AGCGATGCAAGAAAAGTACCTAGCCATTGACTTCAAGGCATGCAGCATCAAAGTAGGTTTCGGTCTGATGCTCATCTGCTTCATCTACATCATCATGTTTCGTCAGG ATATCTTATTAAACATGGCTATATTCG TGATATCGCATTTCCCGGCCCGGATTGTGCAAC TGCGAGATTACCTTTATGATCCAGATACAGAcgcggaaagcaaggaaaagtaCAAGCATGGTAATAAAACTTCACCAG CGAAATCTTCCAGCACAGCCGAGAGCGCAGTCACAGTGCCGTCGACGCAAGTTCCAAGCCATCCTGATCGTCCGAACAGAGTGCGAGCTTATAGATCCAAATAG
- the LOC135907825 gene encoding serine/arginine repetitive matrix protein 2-like isoform X2, whose protein sequence is MDEHSDESQSQESYVTSPTKAPRQRQRNPDERRDRRVEAEDVTEDQEYLLDVDASSKRPRHEREYSPVAQGYDEGRDGSPMQAELWMDIVERQRDTTPDDGEETRATRASETRDEGDQIPAAISEARDVPRRREPRETATIKDVRARAPASWAPKYEFSTSSSSSELRPIDLPPMGKRQPAARPERSVERRKSSKASVGGTSTASGRLPASTVSASRSRSHVSRASYKATGSDATAPAHDGRPSDTAPRTAGPGPSKTTTSLKDPTRADSTVKTPRHPRQPSRSAVSHSNISRKSITKQASQRSISAGVAGKKPQPSAEPNVAETSRVSTASGKRQTPGKAPASTYRDERGSAISADRRSLASKASADSRRSRASTGRPGDQSGGSKKTSAGPPGPGHQRHQHPDWQGNLDAQRDTSAASMLPLAGDSRLSAKSSQRSLRPIGPEEVPLDKMLEEKPKGKLLMMPDGTYVRLQEKNVWIRAMQEKYLAIDFKACSIKVGFGLMLICFIYIIMFRQDILLNMAIFVRDYLYDPDTDAESKEKYKHGNKTSPAKSSSTAESAVTVPSTQVPSHPDRPNRVRAYRSK, encoded by the exons ATGGACGAACACTCCGACGAATCTCAGTCGCAGGAATCTTACGTCACATCACCCACGAAG GCGCCGCGCCAAAGGCAGCGTAACCCGGACGAACGCAGAGACAGACGGGTCGAGGCAGAAGATGTCACCGAAGATCAAGAATACCTGCTCGACGTCGACGCGAGCTCGAAGCGACCGCGCCATGAAAGAGAATATAGCCCCGTCGCTCAGGGCTACGACGAAGGCCGCGATGGAAGCCCCATGCAGGCTGAACTGTGGATGGATATCGTGGAGAGACAAAGAGACACCACCCCGGATGACGGAGAAG AAACGCGCGCAACCAGGGCATCCGAGACCCGCGACGAGGGCGACCAAATCCCCGCAGCGATCTCGGAAGCTCGAGACGTGCCTAGGAGGCGAGAGCCGAGGGAAACTGCGACGATAAAGGACGTCCGCGCAAGAGCGCCCGCGTCCTGGGCGCCGAAGTACGAGTTTTCGACGAGCTCGTCAAGTTCGGAGCTGCGGCCGATAGACCTGCCACCGATGGGGAAGCGGCAACCCGCAGCCAGG CCCGAGAGATCGGTGGAACGTCGCAAGAGTAGTAAAGCCAGCGTGGGCGGGACGTCTACGGCTTCGGGCCGACTGCCAGCTTCGACCGTGAGCGCGTCGAGGAGTAGGAGCCATGTGTCGCGAGCGAGTTACAAGGCGACAGGATCCGACGCGACCGCACCGGCGCATGACGGTCGACCCTCGGACACTGCGCCAAGGACGGCTGGGCCAGGGCCCTCAAAG ACAACCACGTCGCTTAAGGACCCTACCCGCGCGGATTCCACTGTCAAGACTCCACGGCATCCGAGACAACCCAGCCGCAGCGCTGTCAGCCACAGCAATATCAGCCGCAAGTCTATCACGAAGCAGGCGTCTCAAAGATCCATCAGTGCTGGTGTAGCGGGCAAGAAACCCCAGCCCTCTGCTGAGCCGAACGTCGCCGAAACCAGCCGAGTGAGCACGGCTTCAGGGAAGCGACAGACTCCAGGAAAG GCCCCGGCCTCaacgtaccgcgacgagagaggCAGCGCGATCAGCGCTGATCGCCGGTCACTGGCGTCCAAGGCAAGCGCCGATAGCCGTCGTAGCCGAGCATCCACTGGACGCCCTGGCGACCAGTCCGGCGGCAGCAAGAAGACCAGCGCTGGCCCGCCGGGCCCGGGGCACCAGCGCCACCAGCACCCCGACTGGCAAGGCAACCTCGACGCGCAAAGAGACACAAGCGCAGCCTCGATGTTACCGCTAGCCGGGGACAGTCGCTTGAGCGCCAAGTCTTCCCAGCGTTCGCTGAGGCCGATCGGTCCGGAGGAAGTTCCCCTCGACAAGATGCTAGAAGAAAAACCCAAAGGGAAACTCCTGATGATGCCGGACGGTACCTACGTGCGTCTCCAGGAGAAGAACGTATGGATAAG AGCGATGCAAGAAAAGTACCTAGCCATTGACTTCAAGGCATGCAGCATCAAAGTAGGTTTCGGTCTGATGCTCATCTGCTTCATCTACATCATCATGTTTCGTCAGG ATATCTTATTAAACATGGCTATATTCG TGCGAGATTACCTTTATGATCCAGATACAGAcgcggaaagcaaggaaaagtaCAAGCATGGTAATAAAACTTCACCAG CGAAATCTTCCAGCACAGCCGAGAGCGCAGTCACAGTGCCGTCGACGCAAGTTCCAAGCCATCCTGATCGTCCGAACAGAGTGCGAGCTTATAGATCCAAATAG